The proteins below come from a single Antennarius striatus isolate MH-2024 chromosome 18, ASM4005453v1, whole genome shotgun sequence genomic window:
- the si:ch73-71c20.5 gene encoding DUF4748 domain-containing protein, translating to MRGRGGTTNMAALRAIRTWIKGSCRPAARGRLRVSPAAPLCSSGTDPRGGPRPGGTQEDPEYIPRRKARNPMTRVAYAWMIGLPSGVIGFILVKRQVDRNRLAQLKVRQRMARANEGGAQHRLAVEGVGADH from the exons ATGCGCGGCAGAGGCGGCACAACCAACATGGCGGCGCTCAGAGCGATCAGGACGTGGATTAAag GGAGCTGCAGGCCGGCAGCGAGGGGGCGTCTCCGGGTCTCACCTGCCGCCCCCCTGTGCAGCTCCGGGACGGATCCACGGGGGGGGCCCCGTCCAGGCGGGACCCAGGAGGACCCGGAATACATCCCCAGGAGGAAGGCCAGGAACCCCATGACGAGGGTCGCCTACGCCTG GATGATCGGCCTGCCCTCGGGCGTCATCGGGTTCATCCTGGTCAAGAGGCAGGTGGACCGGAACCGCCTGGCGCAGCTGAAGGTCCGGCAGAGGATGGCCCGGGCCAACGAGGGGGGGGCCCAGCACCGGCTCGCTGTGGAGGGGGTCGGAGCAGAccactga